From Polaribacter haliotis:
GCAGCAATGTTTCTCTTTTTTTTTGGAGCTATTTCCAGCTTTCCACTATATCTTTTTGCCAAAAAAGGCAAAAAGGATGTCGTTTCAATCTGGGCTAAACTTGTTTAGTTACTTTTTGTTGTTCTTGAAAATTTTAGAAATTTAATTAAACATCTTTTTTCGTATTTTCGTGCAACTTGATATTCCTACATAAAAGGAATCTCAATTTTAAAAATAAAATAATGAACTGGGAACAACTCCTTTCTTTAAAACGCTTTGGCGACACCCAAAAACGCCCAAGAATTGCACAAGACGAAACACGTTTGGGTTTCGATGTAGATTTCGATAGAATTATATTTTCATCAGCATTTAGAAGCTTGCAAGATAAAACACAGGTAATTCCTTTATCGGAAACCGATTTTGTACACACAAGACTTACACACAGTTTAGAAGTTTCTGTAGTTGGTAGAACTTTGGGTAGAAGAGTTGGGAAAGTGTTGTTAGAGCGTCACCCAAAGTTAGCAGAATTAGGCTACACTTTTAACGATTTTGGTGCAATTGTAGCAGCAGCTTCAGTAACACACGATATTGGAAACCCGCCTTTTGGACATTCAGGAGAAAAAGCCATTGGCGAGTATTTTAAAACTGGAAATGGAGCAAAATATAAAGAAGATTTAACAGAAAAAGAATACCAAGATTTAATCGACTTCGAAGGAAATGCAAACGGATTCAAAATTCTTACAGAAAGCAGAGAAGGTATTTCTGGCGGATTAAGATTAAGCTACGCAACATTAGGTGCATTTTTAAAATACCCAAAAGAAAGTCTTCCAAAGAAACCAACAAACCATATTGTAGATAAAAAGTATGGCTTTTTTCAATCGGAAAAAGAAGCTTTTTTAGAAGTTGTGGAAGATTTAGGAATGAAACAAAAATCGACTACAAACGATATTTCTTTTTACAGACATCCATTAGCCTATTTAGTAGAAGCAGCAGATGATATTTGCTACACAATTATAGATTTCGAAGACGGAATAAACCTCGGTTTAATTGAAGAAGAATTCGCGTTAGAATATATGATTAAGTTAGTAAAAGATACTATAGACATTAAAAAATACCATTCATTAAAACATAAAACAGACAGAATTAGTTATTTACGTGCCTTGGCAATTGGTGTGTTAATTAACGAAGCTGTAGATATATTTTTAAATAATGAGGAAGCTATTTTAAATGGAACTTTCGAGAAATCTTTGTTAGATAAATGTAAGTATGAAGCACAAATTAACGACATAATAAAAATAAGTGTAGACAAAATTTACAAAAGCACAGAAGTTATAGAGAAGGAAGTTGCTGGTTATCGAATTATAGCAGACTTATTAGATGTATTTGTAACTGCATTAAATAACAAATTTAATGGTAATACATCAAACTTCGATATGTTGGTGCTAAACTTACTGCCAGATGAATATAAAACAGAAACAAATAGCTTATATAATAGAATTATGCAAATATGTAGTTTTGTTTCAAGAATGTCAGATAGTTATGCAATACGAATGCACAAAAAAATAACAGGAAATATTGTATAAGATTGTCAATTATTACTAAATTTGACTACTTTTTTACGAAAACAAAAAATTATGAATAAAAAACTATATTT
This genomic window contains:
- a CDS encoding deoxyguanosinetriphosphate triphosphohydrolase, which translates into the protein MNWEQLLSLKRFGDTQKRPRIAQDETRLGFDVDFDRIIFSSAFRSLQDKTQVIPLSETDFVHTRLTHSLEVSVVGRTLGRRVGKVLLERHPKLAELGYTFNDFGAIVAAASVTHDIGNPPFGHSGEKAIGEYFKTGNGAKYKEDLTEKEYQDLIDFEGNANGFKILTESREGISGGLRLSYATLGAFLKYPKESLPKKPTNHIVDKKYGFFQSEKEAFLEVVEDLGMKQKSTTNDISFYRHPLAYLVEAADDICYTIIDFEDGINLGLIEEEFALEYMIKLVKDTIDIKKYHSLKHKTDRISYLRALAIGVLINEAVDIFLNNEEAILNGTFEKSLLDKCKYEAQINDIIKISVDKIYKSTEVIEKEVAGYRIIADLLDVFVTALNNKFNGNTSNFDMLVLNLLPDEYKTETNSLYNRIMQICSFVSRMSDSYAIRMHKKITGNIV